CCCGAACCCGCCCAAGGGCACCCTGGCGGGCGGGCCGAACTCGAGCATCCAGGACCCCTACGCACAGAGCAAACTCCAGGGCTGCGTCGGCCAGTTCTGCTACATCGACGACATCCAGTCCTGGTCGACCAACGAGCACACCATCAACTGGAACTCCGCGCTGAGCCGGATGGCCTCCTTCGTGGCGGACCAGACGTAGCCGGAAGACGGTTCGCAGGGGCTCCCTGCGCACGGTGACCTCCGCTCATGAGCAGAACCGCGGAGGTCATCGTGCCGGCGCTGGGCAATTCCGGGAAGGGCAGGTTCGCCCCGAGCCCCGGCTGTCTCGTCCGCACGGACCACGGCGACACCGGCACCGACCGGCGCTCCCACCAGACCCCGGAGCGCCTGCGCGACCCCCGTCGCGCCTGGTGACCAGCCGTTGAGCAGGACGCTCACCGCTCCTCCCGCCGGACGTGCGTGAGCTTCTCGGGGTTGGTGACGATGTACACGTCGGACACGCGGTCGCCCTCGGGTGTGAGGTCCATGACCATCACCGCGTACGGCGAGTCCCCCTCGAACAGCACGGCCGCCGGGTCGCCGTTGGCCTGCTCGTAGCGCAGCTCCAGGTCGAGGGCGGCGCCACGGGAGCGGAAACCGTCGATGAAGCGGACGACCTTGTCCCGGCCGCGCACCGGACGCAGCCCCGCCGTCCTGCGGTTGCCGCCGCCGTCCGTCCAGATCGTCACGTCGGGCGCGAGGATCTCCATCAGCGCGCCGATGTCCCCGCCGAGCGCGGCCTCCACGAACCGCTCGGTCGCCTCCCGCCGCACCCTCGGATGCGCGTCGTACAGCGGCCGACGCGCGTGCACATGCTCCCGGGCCCGGTGCGCGACCTGCCGTACCGCCGCCGGGGTGCGGTCGAGGATGTCCGCGATCTCGGTGTGCGGATAGCCGAACACCTCGTTGAGCACGAACACCGCCCGCTCCAGCGGCGTGAGGGACTCCAGGACCACCAGCATCGCCATCGACACCGACTCGCCGCGCAGCGCCGCGTCCTCGGCGGCGGCGTCGGTGAGCAGGGGCTCGGGCAGCCACGGGCCGACGTACGTCTCGCGCCGCCTGCTGATCGTGGCACGGCGGGCCAGGGCGTGGTTCACGGCGATACGGACCAGGTACGCGCGGGGGTTGGCGATCCCGTCCAGGGGCGAGTCGCCGCCCCGGCCCCGGGCCGTCCAGGACAGCCAGGTCTCCTGCACCACGTCCTCGGTGTCCGCGACGCTGCCCAGCATGTTGTAGACGATGCCGAACAGCAGCTCACGGTGGTCGACGAAGACGTCCGTCGCCTCGTCCGTCTCCGGAACACGGATCTCGGTCATGCGTGGCCTCCCCGGTACGCGCTCACCACTGCGAGGGGCCTCGGGCGCGGGAACGTGACATCGGAGGGCGGAAATGTGACGTGTGCCTCACCGTGAGGACGTCGCGTCACACCGCGGAGCCACCCCCGCCTCTCAACCGTGAATCCGCATCCCGCGGTCCCTGAGGAGGTCCGGTGACCATCGACTTCACCGCCATGTACGCGTCCCACGACGCCTTCCGCCGCGATCTGGCGCGGCTGGCCGACGCCGTCGCCGAGGGGCGGGGCGGCACGCCCGCGGTCCGGGCCGGCTGGCAGAACTTCAAGCACCAACTGCACATCCACCACACCGCCGAGGACACCGGACTGTGGCCGCGGGTCCGCACCCGGTGCGCCGGACGCCCGCGTGATCTCGCGCTGCTCGACGCGATGGAGGACGAGCACTCCCGCATCGACCCGCTGCTCTCCGCCGTCGACACCGCGCTGGCCGAGGGCGCGGCCGAACTCCCCGACCTGGTGCGCGCGTTGGCCGCCACTCTCGACGACCACCTCAAGCACGAGGAGGACAGCGCCCTGCCGCTGATCCAGGACGTCCTCACGGACGCCGACTGGGGCGCCTTCACCGGCCGTATCCGGGAGACGCAGGGGATTCGCGGCGCGGCCGTGTTCGTGCCGTGGGTCGTCGACGGCGCCCCTTCCGCGGACCGGGCCGCATTCCTGGACAGCATGCCGCCGCCCGTCCGCGTCCTCAACCGGCTCTTCTGGGAAGGGGGTTACCGGCGCAGGGGGCTGTGGGCGCACAGCTAGAGACACGTGCCGGCCCGCACGGCTAGGCCGCGTCGTGGAAGACCAGGCCCAGGGCGTGGCGCCGGCCCGAGCGGACCGTGCTCACGCCGTGCCGCATCGCCCCCGCGGACCAGCCGCGGCGGGTGCGCACCGGGTGGTCCCGGGTGGTGAAGACCAGGCCGTGGCCCTGCCGCAGCACGGTCGAGGTGCCCCGGGACTGCGCCCTGGGCCGCTGCTCCACCATCAGGAACTCACCGCCCGTGTAGTCGGTGCCGTACACGTCGAGCCCGACCACGACCTGGAGCGGGAAGACCAGCTCGCCGAAGACGTCCCGGTGCAGGGCGTTCCAGTCGCCCGCCCCGTAGCGCAGCAGGATCTGAGCCGACCGGTCCTGCCCGGCCGTGTGGCAGCGCTCCAGCCACTCGGCGAGGGAGTCCGGCCAGGGCGCGGGACGGCCGAGGCGGGCCGCCCACTCCCGGGCGACCGGCAGCAGGCGGGGGTAGAGCGCGGCGCGCAGGGCGGCCACCGGGTCGGGCAGGTCGTGGGTGAAGTACCGGTACTCGCCCGACCCGAAGCGGTGCCGGGCCAGGTCGACGGTCGTGCGGAACAGCTCGGGCTTGTCGTACAGCGCCGCCAGGTCACGGCACTCGGCGGGCGTCAGCAACTCGCCCGTGGGCGCGCTGCCGTGCTCGTCCAGCTCCGCGGCGAGCGCGTCCCAGTCCGTGCCGGCGACGCGTCGGCGGGCCTGCGTGGGGGTGGGGGTCATGAGGGGCCTCCTGTCGTACGGACGTCAGACGAGCGTCGGCCGCAGCGCGCCCTCGTGCGTGAGCAGCCGCACCTTGCGCTCCACTCCGCCCGCGTACCCGCGCATCGAGCCGTCGGCGCCGATCACCCGATGGCAGGGCCGCACGATCAGCAAGGGGTTGGCGGCGAGCGCCGCGCCCACGGCCGGGGTGTCGGACCGCGCCAGACCGAGCCGCGCTGCGAGCGCGCCGTACGTGGTCGTGGTGCCGTACGGGACGGCGTCCACCGCCTGCCACACGCGCCGCTGGAACTCCGTGCCGGCGGCGGCGAACGGCAGCTCGAAACGGGTGAGCCGGCCCGCGAAGTACGCGGCGAGCTGGGTGGTGGCCTCGGCGAAGGCCGCGTCGTCGCGGCGCCAGTCGGCGCGCACGGCGGGGGCGGTGCGCTGCCCCGGCATCGACAGCGAGGCGAGCTTCCCTCCCCG
This DNA window, taken from Streptomyces sp. NBC_00663, encodes the following:
- a CDS encoding methylated-DNA--[protein]-cysteine S-methyltransferase; this encodes MTTYTTIESPLGELLLVGRGGKLASLSMPGQRTAPAVRADWRRDDAAFAEATTQLAAYFAGRLTRFELPFAAAGTEFQRRVWQAVDAVPYGTTTTYGALAARLGLARSDTPAVGAALAANPLLIVRPCHRVIGADGSMRGYAGGVERKVRLLTHEGALRPTLV
- the sigJ gene encoding RNA polymerase sigma factor SigJ, giving the protein MTEIRVPETDEATDVFVDHRELLFGIVYNMLGSVADTEDVVQETWLSWTARGRGGDSPLDGIANPRAYLVRIAVNHALARRATISRRRETYVGPWLPEPLLTDAAAEDAALRGESVSMAMLVVLESLTPLERAVFVLNEVFGYPHTEIADILDRTPAAVRQVAHRAREHVHARRPLYDAHPRVRREATERFVEAALGGDIGALMEILAPDVTIWTDGGGNRRTAGLRPVRGRDKVVRFIDGFRSRGAALDLELRYEQANGDPAAVLFEGDSPYAVMVMDLTPEGDRVSDVYIVTNPEKLTHVRREER
- a CDS encoding 2OG-Fe(II) oxygenase, producing MTPTPTQARRRVAGTDWDALAAELDEHGSAPTGELLTPAECRDLAALYDKPELFRTTVDLARHRFGSGEYRYFTHDLPDPVAALRAALYPRLLPVAREWAARLGRPAPWPDSLAEWLERCHTAGQDRSAQILLRYGAGDWNALHRDVFGELVFPLQVVVGLDVYGTDYTGGEFLMVEQRPRAQSRGTSTVLRQGHGLVFTTRDHPVRTRRGWSAGAMRHGVSTVRSGRRHALGLVFHDAA
- a CDS encoding hemerythrin domain-containing protein; protein product: MTIDFTAMYASHDAFRRDLARLADAVAEGRGGTPAVRAGWQNFKHQLHIHHTAEDTGLWPRVRTRCAGRPRDLALLDAMEDEHSRIDPLLSAVDTALAEGAAELPDLVRALAATLDDHLKHEEDSALPLIQDVLTDADWGAFTGRIRETQGIRGAAVFVPWVVDGAPSADRAAFLDSMPPPVRVLNRLFWEGGYRRRGLWAHS